AGCCAGATCAAACAGTTTGTGCAGCGTCAGTGTGTGAAGGTTCTGGACGGCCGGGCCAGCATGCAGGACCTGACCTTTGCTAAAGAGTACAGGGGCAGCGCCTCGTACCGGCCTGGAGCCTGCGTCCCTGCACTGGAGCTCACCAGGTGAGCGAGTGAgcgtgagggagtgagtgagtgagggagtgagtgagcgcaagggagtgagtgagtgagcgcgagggagggagtgagtgagtgagcacgCAGGTGAGTGAAAGCGAGCGGAGCGAAAGTGAGctggagggagtgagtgaggagggagtgagtgagcgCAAGGAGGAGTGAGcgctgagggagggaggagaggagggagtgagggagtgagtgagccAGCAGGAAGAGGAGCGCGAGGGAGGAGCAAGCGCAGTatggagtgagtgtgaggagtgagcggaggagtgagtgagtgagtgagtgaggagtgagtgagtgagtgagtgggaggaggaaaggagtgagtgagtgagtgagcgagcgagtgagggagcgagggagtgaatgagtgagcgagagagtgagcgcgagggagggagtgagtgagtgagcacgtgtgtgagtgagtgagtgtgtgagtgagtgtgtgagtgagtgagtgagtgagtgtgagtgagcgagcgagctACAGTTACAGTACTCACTCCTTCACCACAGTGCTCATTGTCTGCACTGAGCTGCGTGTACAGTACCTGAgtgtgttgctaggcaacacaGTTTTGAATGTGTGAGAAGAAAGAGTGATGATGAGATTTATTCTAAATGAATCATCTTTATTGATCTCAGGCGTATGATGGCGTACGATCGTCGCCTGGAGCCCCGCGTGGGCGAGCGGGTGCCGTACGTGGTGGTGTACGGGGTTCCCGGGGTGCCCCTCATCCAGCTGGTGCGTCGGCCCATGGAGCTTCTGCAGGACCCGGGCCTCCGACTTAACTCCACCTACTACATCACCAAGCAGATCCTGCCGCCTCTGGCCCGCATGTTCCAGCTGATCGGTGTGGACGTGTTCAGCTGGTACCAGGAGCTTCCCAGGGTGAGAGGTCGCACTCTAGTTTCACCctcagcagaaaacacacacacacacacacacacacacagctgctgtgaaaGTGTCCACAGGTGGCgctgtgtgacagtgagggaGAACAAAGGATGAGAAGAAAATGTCAGACGACTGTCATCAAACTGCAGCTCTGACGCCTCCACCTCAATCTTTGTTAGACTCTTCACTGACGGAGCACgtctgccacctgctggtaggGCAGAGAACTATGAATAATGGTTATAATATCTATAATctaataaaatgataattataatctaataaaataatgactGTAATATCTATAATCTCATAAAATAATGACTATAATATcaataatctaataaaataatgactGTAATATctataatctaataaaataatatctataatctaataaaataatgactGTAATATctataatctaataaaataatgactGTAATATctataatctaataaaataataactgtaatatctataatctaataaaataatgactGTAATATctataatctaataaaataatgattataatctaataaaataatgactGTAATATctataatctaataaaataatatctataatctaataaaataatgacaataatatctataatctaataaaataatgactGTAATATCTGTAATCtcataaaataatgattataatatctataatctaataaaataatgattataatctctataatctaataaaataatgattataatctaataaaataatgattataatctaataaaataatgactATAATCTttataatctaataaaataatgattataatctaataaaattataattataatctaataaaataatgattataatctaataaaattataattataatctaataaaataatgattataatctaataaaataatgattataatctaataaaataatgactATAATCTttataatctaataaaataatgattataatctaataaaataatgattataatctaataaaataataattataatctaataaaataatgattataatctaataaaatgattataatctaataaaataatgattattaataataatgataataataataatttgtactTCAATGAGTTCTTTTTCAGATTCAAAGCGTTTTACAAGCGTCACGTCTTCAGACTCTGACAACCAAACACACTAAAACAAAGACCTCCTTTAATTATTATGGTATGCATCTGTATCGTCATCAAGTATTCTGTCTTGAGTTTGAACTGGTGATGATTGTTTAGAACTGATCACACGATGATGTTGTATAAAGAGATTGTCTCCTCGTCTCCCCGTCTCCCCGTCTCTCGTCTCCTCGTCTCCAGATCCAGAAAGCTTCGTGTTTCTCGTCAGCGGGTGGAGACGAGGCGAGGAGGAAAGGAACCATCTCTCAGTACTTCACCACACTTCACTGCCCCGTGTGCGACGAGCTGACGCAGCTGGGCGTGTGCTCGCGGTGCCGTGCTGACCCACAGAgagtgtctgtcagtctgtaCCAGGACATGCGGCAGTGGGAGAGTCAGCAAGAGCAACTGCTCAAGGTGAAtatgacagaaacacaagaaCCAGTACCGTCTACTGTCGATCGTGCCCAGATTAAAAGAGTGTGAttatgaatatgtgtgtgtgtgtgtgtgtgtgttcctgcagaTGTGCAGGAACTGCAGTGGCAGTGCGGAGCGTCAGGTTCCCTGCGTGTCCCTGGACTGTCCAGTCCTCTACAAGCTGGCCCGGGTCAACAGACAGCTCTCCAAGGCTCCCTACCTTCGACAGCTGCTGGAGCAGTTCTGATTGGCTGGTGCTGCCGACTGATTTGGTGCTTACCTTTGACTCTTGTCCCGCCCCTCTACATTCTCGTTGTTGGATTGTTCTCGTTGAAATGGTGCTTTGATTGAACCCTGTTGGGTTATTTGTAATACAAGTGTTCTTCTGTTCTGTTTGAGCtcatgtttgtcttgtttggttctcCAGGCTGAAGCgaggctgctgtgtgtgtgtgtgtgtgtgtgtgtgtgtgtgtgtgtgtgtgtgtgtgtgtgtgtgtgtgtgtgtgtgtgtgtgtgtgtgtgtgtgtgtgtgtgtgtgtgtgtgtctgtgatggcTGTCATGGAGctcagtgcagttcacacagttTGGAGTTTAAGGAGCTCCACTTTCAGAAAGTGTCATTGACTTGAGTGCAGTCGTGTAAATACagcatgtgttgtttgtgtacagcTCCATCTGTAATCTCACTGATGCTCTGAATCTAATCTGACACTTTTTATTCACTGAATCTTGATTGTATTGATGTCCAGTTTGACAGATTTGACACATTGGTGAGTGCAAACTGATGttgactttcatttttttttatctgggaCTGTTGCAATActgtattttcataatttatgtCATCAAGAGTATTATTTCCTTGTGCATATGCTTTCATGTACATTTCCAATGTTCTCTGCAAAAAAAGACGACAAAATCTGGTTTGACTTCAGTTCTCATACatgcatgtatacatgtatgcatgtatacatgtatacatgcatacatgtatgcatgtatacatgcattcatgtatgcatgtatacatgtatgcatgtatacatacatgtatacatgcatacatgtatgtatacatgtatacatgtatgtatacatggaGCTGTGTATTTGTAGAAATGTAAAAAGTGACAATGAAggaggtgtttgtgtttttaatggacaTTGCTGTGGGTGAAAGGTTGAGATTGAGATAATAAAAGtcattgtatttaaaaaatcatttgttatttttcttttcaactcCTCAAACATCACAGTAAAGACATGATTGACAGGACACAAACAATCAAGTTTCAAACGtgtacaaaaaaacaccacaagatTTTCATCCAAatcaccctaaccctaactttttGGCACGATATGAGAAGTGTAAGCTCGACTCATTCGCTCTACTCACGCTTCCTTTGGCAAGGCACTAAATCTCTTCCAGTCCTAACACTCGCAGCGTAGCGTGCAGGAATGACGTCACCGCAGCCTCTAACATTTGACGATCACATGATTGTAGACTTTACACTCCACATGGATTTGTGCAGTTACAGCCAAAATGGTGTCAACCCcagggcttttattctgaaagaaaaGGCACTTCACGTTGAGTCGGTGCTTGAATTGTCGGCTCATGTTGAATTGAAGAGTTTTGTCAGTGGAAGCTGAAACTTTGACTAAAGGTGAATCATTTTGCTTgaggacacatggaggcagagaTGTTAGCTCCACCCagaccgtaccattttactctgggacaccaaaacacacagaacagagcGGTTGTAGCTGCTTATTTTGGTTCTGTTCATAATGAAACTGCTTCATCACTCGTTCTCTGGCAGGTCCCAACTCTTTCCCCTCCACATATTTAGCACATATTGGCGCTCCGTGGTGACAATTGCGTGTTACATGTATGTTACATGTATGTTACATGTATGTTACAAAATAAGAACTCTCTGCTCCACCCCCGCATGCTCGCTCATCATCGGGACAGCAGGACAGATCGACGTTACTCTGCCAATGCTCCATGACGTGGTCTTTGGACCTGcctttctgatcacatgactttggtttacaatgtaaatgtatttgtataaacGCTGGAAACGATTAGGTGTGAACGCACGCTACGACTAGATTAGAAATCTCTTTATTGATCTTCAGAAACAGAAGCTGTCGAAGAAGGaaaacactcactcatctgATGTCACGTCCACATAAACCAGGTGACGTAACGCTTCCTGTACCCATGAAACGTGTCTTTTATTACgtgtcaataaaataaatgtgttcttaTCTTACAATAGACATAATTGTAGTGGTATGTTCCACACGGTcgtttgtgttcatttaataACGTGACGTCTTATCTTTGAATCCTTCACATTATCATCGTAGTTTCACTTCTTTCAGAGATGAGTTTCTCAGCCGCCTCAGATCTACGATCAGATCTACGATCAGATCTACGATCAGATCTACGATCAGATCTACAGAAGGACATGTGCATGTACTCAGACGTCCCAGACTCTGCTGCTcagtctctcttctctctgttagCGGAGAGCAGCAGTTTCCTTCTGGGCGAGTCTCCACCAGAGAACGAAACTGTCGGAGGCGGCGACGCCGTCGCGTCAAGAGGAGACGGCGTCTTATCGGGCGAACTTACAAGACTCGCCGCGTCGTCCATCTCGATCACCTCAAAGTCTGCGTCGTTCCACTGATCTGCCTCAGTGTCCGGCtcgtccccctcctcctcctcttcatcttcatctttggCTCCCGAGTCCAGCAGCGCCTGGCAGAATTCGCTGTCGTCGGCGTGAGGTCGGCCCCTAATGCAGGTTCTCCTGCTCTGGCCACTGGGCGTGGCAGCCAGCTTGTAAATGACGGGGAAGAGGATGGAGGTGATCGTGGCCATGATGAGTGACAGGTACATGAGGAGAGGGTGCTCACTGAACTTCCCCAGCAGGAAGCCCAACACTGTGGGCAGCACCATTTCACCCAGCGCAGCACCCACCACCAACACAGACGCCACGTTGCCCGTCACCGCGGTGTACTGCTCCAACCAGGAGATACCACTGGGGAAAGTGGTGGCCATGGACGCTCCGTAGAGGGCGCTGCAGGACCACATCACCACCTTCTCCCTGCTGAAGAGgcagtgcagcagagaggagagcgtgCAGCCCACCAGGCTGAGCAGGATCAGGGTGCCAGGGTACAAACAGGCCACCAAGAAGACGGCCAACCCACGAAACACGGCAAACGTAGCCCAGAACAGTGAGTTGAGCCCGGCTGCCTCCGCCTGAGGCATGCGTGCGTAGTCCTTGGCGTAGTTGTAGATGAAGGAGCCGTACATCACCTCAGCTCCGACgtagaagaaataaaaaaaggcgAGCAGAACAACAACGGCTTTATGGTGTTTGGCCACTGGGCGCTTTCCTGGCGTCGTGCGTGCTTTGTCATAGGACGCGCTGGTGcaggtgaagaggaggaagaagaggaacgCCACCAGACCGAGAAAGGTGCCAATCATGATGTAGGCCCACATGGATCCAAGAGTGCTGTTGATGTAGCAGAGAAATTTGGGATCATTGGAAGTTGTGATGCCTGGAAGTGTGGAGTTGGTTGCCATGGTTTCCATGCTGCTGTTCCCATCAAGGCCAAACAGCAGCTTGGCAATGATTGGAGACACAAAGGCTCCAGCTGCCCAGCTGAAGTGCATCGCCTGCATAGACGGCCCCGCCTGCTCTCCCCATACGTTCAATATGAACACGTTACCACCTACAGGAAGAGCACGGAGACACGGGTTCAACAAACAATGGCTTCAAAATAATGACCACATCACAGgttatttagtatttagtaaaTACTTAGATATTAGTATTTATTCCTTCCATTCTGTCAACTTAATCAATTCTAATGAATAAAACTCAAACAATTATTCCGTCATAATATAACTATTAAACacggtcaaaaaaaaaacctgcatgcTTCCACTTTGAGCAACAGCCAATGCTCCAATTAACCTGAGGTACATCATCACCGGAGAGCACGTCCTCCAGGTGGGAGATTACAAAAACACCTGGAAAATTCCACGGCCAAATTTTGAGCGTGCCTGCGGTtcttgctgctgatgttgttggGTGCAGGACTTGTGCTGGTGGACGGATCCTTGAAAACTTGAAATATGTAGACCaagtggtattttggtggaatcaccctttaaaaaaGACAGACTCTTAAACTGTGAGGATCTAAACTGGGGAGGGTTGTGATCATTTCATCGATTGTCTCCTATTCATTTTTctcaggtgattttggacgacatactatactatgacttttttgaccgtttttggacgacatactatactatgacttttttgaccgtttttggacgacatactataNNNNNNNNNNNNNNNNNNNNNNNNNNNNNNNNNNNNNNNNNNNNNNNNNNNNNNNNNNNNNNNNNNNNNNNNNNNNNNNNNNNNNNNNNNNNNNNNNNNNGTTAAGAAACTTTGCAACAAACACTTATTTGTCTACTCGTCTGTTAAGTGAAATAACATATTACagattttggtttttatttcattttttgtaaAGTGTAAACTTTTCTGGAAATGGACTTTGAACAAGTTTAGAGACGCAAATAACAATTATCTCCATTacttcatcatctttttttcctcttgataAATAATAGATCAGTTGTCAAGGCCaaaattaaatgatgaaaaatgacaatcGAAGcccctgtgttttatttattcatacacaGCCTATAGGAGTGAGCGCATGCATCGTCACATGGTCCAGATCAGAGTGAGTTCAAGCAGAATATTGactcttgttttgtgtgtgaaggGAGACGATTATTCCCACCGGTCGCTCACAGTGAATCACCACAGAGACGATGAAAAGATGAAGATCGTTCACGGCAGTACTGCACGAGTGAATTATCTGTCAACTATGACTAATGTCGGTTATTTTGACAGTTATTTTCATGATGAAATTAAGTACAGTTCATACAGGAGCCAGGAAATAAACTATTATGAATgaggattaaaacatttcagcagCAAC
The sequence above is drawn from the Solea senegalensis isolate Sse05_10M linkage group LG17, IFAPA_SoseM_1, whole genome shotgun sequence genome and encodes:
- the mfsd4b gene encoding sodium-dependent glucose transporter 1, translating into MMYLSHCLLNPCLRALPVGGNVFILNVWGEQAGPSMQAMHFSWAAGAFVSPIIAKLLFGLDGNSSMETMATNSTLPGITTSNDPKFLCYINSTLGSMWAYIMIGTFLGLVAFLFFLLFTCTSASYDKARTTPGKRPVAKHHKAVVVLLAFFYFFYVGAEVMYGSFIYNYAKDYARMPQAEAAGLNSLFWATFAVFRGLAVFLVACLYPGTLILLSLVGCTLSSLLHCLFSREKVVMWSCSALYGASMATTFPSGISWLEQYTAVTGNVASVLVVGAALGEMVLPTVLGFLLGKFSEHPLLMYLSLIMATITSILFPVIYKLAATPSGQSRRTCIRGRPHADDSEFCQALLDSGAKDEDEEEEEGDEPDTEADQWNDADFEVIEMDDAASLVSSPDKTPSPLDATASPPPTVSFSGGDSPRRKLLLSANREKRD